A single genomic interval of Arachis duranensis cultivar V14167 chromosome 7, aradu.V14167.gnm2.J7QH, whole genome shotgun sequence harbors:
- the LOC107459788 gene encoding mitochondrial protein pet191 homolog, with the protein MSKSCKGLATELVKCLSESDCVKVEKRPYRECVGEKTPSIPSECVGLRETYFNCKRGQVDMRARIRGNKGY; encoded by the exons ATGTCTAAGTCTTGCAAAGGGTTGGCCACGGAGCTGGTCAAGTGCCTCAGTGAATCTGATTGTGTTAAG gttgagaaGAGACCTTATAGGGAGTGTGTTGGAGAGAAGACTCCATCAATACCAAGTGAATGTGTGGGATTGAGGGAAACCTATTTCAATTGCAAGAGAGGCCAG GTTGATATGAGAGCTCGGATTCGTGGAAACAAGGGCTATTAA